Sequence from the Actinomyces slackii genome:
GATCTCGGACCGCTACGCGACGCTTGTCTTCGCCAGTCTCTACCGGGAGCTGGCCAGTGCGAGCAGACCTGAGACGATCACCGCTCTGGCCCACGCTCGCCGCAGCACCGTCAAGGAGCTCGACCGCAGTAAGGACCCGCGCAACCAGGATGATCAGGTTCGCGGGGACTGGAGCGTTGTCACCGCCACAACGGCGCGTTGGGAGAATCCTCTGCCCATCACGCGCAGCAGCGGGCCAAGTCTTCCTTCCTGGGGGTCACCGTCGCGCTCTCGGCGCATCGGAGAGCTTCTCACCCTGGAGCCTGGGGATTTTGTGGGACGGCGGCGCGAGCAGCATGAGGTGCCCAGACTGCTCCTATCCCCGCAGTGCTCGGGCGTGGTCCTCCAGGGGATCGGCGGAGTGGGAAAGACCACCCTGGCAACAGAGGTCATCCGGCGCCTCACGGAGATCGACCCCTCGACCATCATCGTGCCCTTGAAGGGAATGGTGACGGCCGATCAGGTGCTTCAGGCCACCGCATCGGCTCTGTGCAAGGCCTTCCCCGGGCAGGAGGACACTGGCTTCAACCAACTTCTCAATCACTTGCGGAGCGGAGATCTACGCTGGCAGGACCGGCTCGAAGTGCTGAGCGAGCAGGTACTGGATGAATACCCGGTGATCCTGGTTCTCGATAACGCGGAGGACAACCTGCTCGAGCCGGGCGAGGGCTCGTCACACCGCGAGCTGCGTGATTCGCAGTTGGCCGAGTTCCTCACCGCCTGGGGCAGTGATCCCGGGCGCGGCGGAATGCTCATCACCTGCCGGTATCCCTTCGAGCTGACTGGGCTGACGGGTATGGAAACCAGGCAGGTTCCCCCGCTGTCCTGGCCCGAGACTCTCCACATGGTCTGGGCGCTGCCGCAGTTGGCCTGGCTGCCCTGGGAGGACCTGCACACCCTCTGGTCGTCGGTGGGCGGGCACCCGCGAACCCTGGAGACGGTGGATGCCCTGCTTGTTCACGGAGCAGGACGACTGAGGCATGTGACCGACAGGCTCCGCACTGCCCTGGACACTGTTCTGGCGGGATCGGACACCACCCCGGCGCAGTGGCTGGCACAGGAGCGCACCCTGGATTCCGCCCTGGCCGATGCCGTGACCGTGGCCGCCGATGACATCATTCTTCCCGAGCTGCTAGAGACGCTGACGGCGGAGGCCCACCGTCTCCTGGCGGCGGTCTCGGTCTTCACCGAGCCCATCCCCTTGGAGGCCATCGCCTTCGTCTCTCGACCACAGGCAGCGTCCGCTGGCACCGATGAGGATGCGCAGTGGCTCACCCAGTGGAGACAGACACCGGAGTCCGATTCCCTCATCGCCCAGTTAGATGAGCTGTGTCGCTCCTCTTTGCTCACTGAGATAAAAAGCTCCAAGGATTCAGCCGCGCCCCCTCAGTGGTTCGTGCATCGTTGGACTGCGACGGCCCTGGAGAGGGTCTGGGAGCAGGCCGAGGAGTCGATGCCCTCCTCCGCATCTCGTCATGAGCGTGCCGCACGCTACTGGCTCACGAGATTCCGCGTGACCCAGCAGGGGCAGGAAGCGGATGCCCATGATCTCTTGCTCGTACGGGATCATCGACTGGCTGCGGGAGACGTCGAAGGAGCCGATTCTGTATCCCAGAAGGTAGTCTCCCGGATGATCACTAGTGGAATGTGGGATGACGCGGCATCCCTGGCGCGCCAGCAGTTGAACGCTGCGGCCCCAGGCAGCGTCGCGGCGGCTGAATGGTCGCAGCGGTTAGGGGATGTCTTCCAGAAACAGGGCTATTATCAAGTCGCCCAGGACCACTACCACCAATCCCTCACCACCTTCCGCGAACTCGACGACAAGCAAGGCGCCGCACAAACTTTCGGTAACCTGGGGAGAATCGCCCAACTCCAGGGTGAGTACTCCACTGCCGAGGACCTCTACCACCAATCCCTCACCACCTTCCGCGAACTCGGCGACAAGCAAGCCGCCGCACAAACCCTCAACAACCTGGGGAACCTCACCCAACTCCAGGGCGAGTACTCCAAAGCCCAGGACCTCTACCACCAATCCCTCACCACCTTCCGCGAACTCGGCGACAAGCAAGGCGCCACACGAGCCCTCGGTAACCTGGGGAAAATCGCCCAACTCCAGGGTGAGTACTCCACTGCCGAGGACCTCTACCACCAATCCCTCACCACCTTCCGCGAACTCGGCGACAAGCAAGGCACCGCACAAATCCTTCGCCAACTGGGAATCCTCGCCCGACTCCAGGGCGACTATCCCACTGCCGAGGACCTCTACCACCAATCCCTCACCACCTTCCGCGAACTCGGCGACAAGCAAGGCGCCACACGAGCCCTCGGGAATCTTGGGAACCTCGCCCACGACCAGGGCGAGTACTCCAAGGCTCAAGACCTCTACCACCAATCCCTCACCACCTTCCGCGAACTCGGCGACAAGCAAGGCGCCACACGAGCCCTCGGGAATCTTGGGAACCTCGCCCACGACCAGGGCGAGTACTCCAAGGCTCAAGACCTCTACCACCAATCCCTCGCCATCTTCCGCGAACTCGGCGACAAGCACAGCACCGCAACAACCCTCCATAATCTAGGAACCCTCGCCCATAGCCAGAGCGAACACTCTGTCGCCCATGAGTGCTTTAAGGAAGCGCTCATGATTTCAGAGGAGATCAATTATCTCCTTTTGATGAGGATGATTCTTCAAGATCTGGCCATCCTCATTGTTGACCACCCGCAGGACGAGTATGTTCTTCTCCTCCACTCGCACACTCTGAGCTATGCGCTCCTCACCCAGGATGAGGAGATGGCGAAAGAGTCCTGCCGCGCGCTGCACGAACTGGCGCGGACTGGCAACCGCGATGTTGTACGGGAGTATCTCAATGACGCCCTGCGCTTCCTTGATGAGGAGAGCCGTGAGCGCCTGATCGCGGGCATCCTCAACGAGGAGTGATGCCGTTAGGAGCCGGCCCGCCAGGCGCCCTCGTTCCAGTCCAGGAGGCGCCAGCCGGAGGCGGGACCGCCCTCGACCACGGCGATGCCCGTGTTGGGCAGGGGCGAGTTGGCGATCCAGGCCGGGTCCACGCCGGAGGCCTTCGCCGCGGCCAGGGCCGTCCACAGGCGCAGGATCGTGCCATGGGCCACCAGCAGGGCGGTTCCACCGCCCGCCGCAGCAGCATCCTTCCCAGTGGTGCCCCTCCCAGCGGCACCCTGCCCGAGCACGGGGTTCTCCTGCGCGCTGGTCTGAGTGCCCTGGTCTCCGGCGATCTCCTCGACCACGGCGTTGAAGCGCTCGAAGGTGGACTGACCGTCCTCGTGGGAGCCAGGGATGCGGGCCGCGGTACGCCCCACCATCCAGGAGCGGGTGGTGTCCATGTAGCAGCGCATGGAGCGCGCATCCGTGTTCATCTCCAGCTCCCCGGCCAGGACCTCGCGCAGCCCACTGGCGATGCGGGCGGTGATCCCCGTGGCGGCCTCCAGTGGGGCGATGGTCTGGCGGGCGCGCAGGATCGGGGAGACCCACAGGGAGGAGATGCCCTCCAGGTGCCCGGCGGCCTCCAGGCGCCCCGGCAGGGCCCGGGCCTGGGCCTGGCCCTCATCGTCAAGGGGGTTGCCGGGGAAGGCGGTGTCCAGGGCGTTCATGACATTGGCGATGGTGCGGCCGTGACGGACCAGGAGGAGTTTCACGGACCCAAGTCTGCCAGCCGCCCGCGCCACCTGGCCCCTCACCCGCTCAGCTCCAGGGGTAAGGCCCCTCACGGCGCCTGCGGGGCCG
This genomic interval carries:
- a CDS encoding tetratricopeptide repeat protein — translated: MVLSRYNAPDSWGRDTVWLAPVEELRRFIDPSGSLLPDATGPCAAPARVSLRIDDHRVHLTCAELGIDLTADHDGPDADIRWALEELARNRHSTRYGHSLAARESSQAVSEGVERVGRRLSELFVSGEMSEALRGILRQAEAGHQPVLLALDLSAAGQELRALPWESLWLAGESEPVALHYLVALFRRAGSGAEPHAVEGPLTIVVAIASPIEGGGAPLDYQSELRNILEAVHSARGAGARVRIIHFATTEAIRRALDEGDVHVLHISAHGSAGHLLLEDEDSRARKVTAAEFVREAIPAGMMPPVICLAACETSLSGQAEIGSFADGLADAGAPAVVGTTSAISDRYATLVFASLYRELASASRPETITALAHARRSTVKELDRSKDPRNQDDQVRGDWSVVTATTARWENPLPITRSSGPSLPSWGSPSRSRRIGELLTLEPGDFVGRRREQHEVPRLLLSPQCSGVVLQGIGGVGKTTLATEVIRRLTEIDPSTIIVPLKGMVTADQVLQATASALCKAFPGQEDTGFNQLLNHLRSGDLRWQDRLEVLSEQVLDEYPVILVLDNAEDNLLEPGEGSSHRELRDSQLAEFLTAWGSDPGRGGMLITCRYPFELTGLTGMETRQVPPLSWPETLHMVWALPQLAWLPWEDLHTLWSSVGGHPRTLETVDALLVHGAGRLRHVTDRLRTALDTVLAGSDTTPAQWLAQERTLDSALADAVTVAADDIILPELLETLTAEAHRLLAAVSVFTEPIPLEAIAFVSRPQAASAGTDEDAQWLTQWRQTPESDSLIAQLDELCRSSLLTEIKSSKDSAAPPQWFVHRWTATALERVWEQAEESMPSSASRHERAARYWLTRFRVTQQGQEADAHDLLLVRDHRLAAGDVEGADSVSQKVVSRMITSGMWDDAASLARQQLNAAAPGSVAAAEWSQRLGDVFQKQGYYQVAQDHYHQSLTTFRELDDKQGAAQTFGNLGRIAQLQGEYSTAEDLYHQSLTTFRELGDKQAAAQTLNNLGNLTQLQGEYSKAQDLYHQSLTTFRELGDKQGATRALGNLGKIAQLQGEYSTAEDLYHQSLTTFRELGDKQGTAQILRQLGILARLQGDYPTAEDLYHQSLTTFRELGDKQGATRALGNLGNLAHDQGEYSKAQDLYHQSLTTFRELGDKQGATRALGNLGNLAHDQGEYSKAQDLYHQSLAIFRELGDKHSTATTLHNLGTLAHSQSEHSVAHECFKEALMISEEINYLLLMRMILQDLAILIVDHPQDEYVLLLHSHTLSYALLTQDEEMAKESCRALHELARTGNRDVVREYLNDALRFLDEESRERLIAGILNEE
- a CDS encoding histidine phosphatase family protein — protein: MKLLLVRHGRTIANVMNALDTAFPGNPLDDEGQAQARALPGRLEAAGHLEGISSLWVSPILRARQTIAPLEAATGITARIASGLREVLAGELEMNTDARSMRCYMDTTRSWMVGRTAARIPGSHEDGQSTFERFNAVVEEIAGDQGTQTSAQENPVLGQGAAGRGTTGKDAAAAGGGTALLVAHGTILRLWTALAAAKASGVDPAWIANSPLPNTGIAVVEGGPASGWRLLDWNEGAWRAGS